One Ictalurus furcatus strain D&B chromosome 21, Billie_1.0, whole genome shotgun sequence genomic region harbors:
- the si:ch211-213o11.11 gene encoding probable G-protein coupled receptor: PNLNETQANHSLEHGTSGHPTPSMQLGTMSNPQSRLRDAVGLAAMVTLNAVALLANLAVLIVVLKAAHLRKYSFVWHLCGVDVLCAALLMPLAIVCGSPIFAGVVFTPLECRLYVFLNAFLISASIFTVTAISVERYYYIVHPMRYEAKMTPRIAAAVMALVWLASAVLGLATVFGWPSYRHHSAIAAAHCSLHWSHSGHRRVFSIIFCVLCFCVPAAIILAVYANVYKVAHMAARHRGPLPSWVPATPRPKHRSDSVNSQTTIITSSSSARRGTGTHAPRRPRRTLVGGKAALTLAVIVGQFVLCWLPYFAFHLHLSLGVAHTSADEAEGPVTWLAYSSFAANPFFYGLLNRQIREEVCKTMCCCCRSPSRPARPPASGHDASAHEDFLHFLKRSSSVEATRSSYNTATPRNTLDQTGFRIPGQIPEELT; encoded by the coding sequence CCCAACCTCAATGAAACACAAGCCAACCACTCACTGGAACATGGTACGTCTGGGCACCCTACTCCCAGCATGCAGCTGGGCACCATGTCCAACCCACAGTCCCGTCTCCGTGATGCTGTGGGTCTGGCGGCCATGGTGACGCTGAACGCCGTGGCTCTGTTGGCGAATCTGGCCGTGCTGATTGTGGTGCTGAAGGCAGCACACCTGAGGAAGTATAGCTTTGTGTGGCACCTATGTGGCGTGGATGTGCTGTGCGCAGCACTCCTCATGCCCCTCGCCATCGTGTGCGGCTCACCAATCTTCGCTGGGGTCGTCTTCACGCCACTTGAGTGTCGCCTGTACGTCTTCCTCAACGCTTTTCTGATCTCCGCCTCCATCTTCACAGTGACGGCGATCAGCGTCGAGCGCTACTACTACATTGTGCACCCGATGCGCTACGAGGCCAAAATGACGCCCCGCATTGCTGCTGCGGTCATGGCGTTGGTCTGGTTGGCGTCTGCTGTCCTCGGATTGGCCACTGTGTTTGGGTGGCCCAGTTATCGCCACCACAGCGCCATTGCTGCAGCTCACTGCTCACTTCACTGGAGCCACAGCGGGCACCGGCGTGTTTTCTCCATCATCTTCTGCGTGCTTTGCTTTTGCGTCCCCGCCGCCATCATCCTAGCCGTGTACGCCAACGTCTACAAGGTGGCGCACATGGCCGCCCGACACAGGGGTCCTCTGCCTAGCTGGGTGCCTGCAACACCCCGTCCAAAACACCGTTCTGACTCCGTCAACAGCCaaaccaccatcatcaccagcAGCTCAAGTGCCAGGAGAGGGACAGGGACACACGCACCTCGCAGGCCACGTCGGACACTGGTGGGCGGTAAAGCAGCACTCACACTGGCCGTCATCGTGGGCCAGTTTGTCCTCTGTTGGCTGCCATACTTTGCCTTTCATCTGCACTTGTCCCTGGGCGTCGCGCACACCTCGGCTGACGAGGCTGAAGGCCCTGTCACGTGGCTGGCGTACTCTTCATTCGCTGCAAACCCGTTTTTCTACGGCCTGCTGAACCGCCAGATCCGCGAGGAGGTGTGTAAGACGATGTGCTGCTGCTGCCGCTCTCCCAGCAGACCCGCGAGACCCCCGGCGTCTGGCCACGATGCCTCGGCACATGAAGATTTCCTGCACTTCCTGAAGCGCAGCAGCTCGGTGGAAGCCACACGCAGCAGTTACAACACCGCAACTCCCAGAAATACACTGGACCAAACCGGGTTCAGGATACCAGGACAGATCCCTGAGGAACTCACCTAG